In a genomic window of Anomalospiza imberbis isolate Cuckoo-Finch-1a 21T00152 chromosome 5, ASM3175350v1, whole genome shotgun sequence:
- the C5H12orf75 gene encoding overexpressed in colon carcinoma 1 protein isoform X2, with protein sequence MGCGNSTAGGAGGRGATGTTKDVAEESISDDDKRRNYGGVYVGLPSDAAAMAPSQTKAAPKD encoded by the exons ATGGGCTGCGGCAACTCCACggccggcggcgcgggcgggcgaG gTGCTACAGGGACAACTAAAGATGT AGCAGAAGAATCCATATCAGATGATGACAAAAGGAG GAACTACGGCGGGGTGTACGTGGGCCTGCCGTCGGACGCGGCTGCCATGGCTCCCAGTCAGACGAAAGCTGCACCCAAAG ATTAG
- the C5H12orf75 gene encoding overexpressed in colon carcinoma 1 protein isoform X1, which produces MGCGNSTAGGAGGRGATGTTKDVAEESISDDDKRRNYGGVYVGLPSDAAAMAPSQTKAAPKEGNKDIKMQTARVY; this is translated from the exons ATGGGCTGCGGCAACTCCACggccggcggcgcgggcgggcgaG gTGCTACAGGGACAACTAAAGATGT AGCAGAAGAATCCATATCAGATGATGACAAAAGGAG GAACTACGGCGGGGTGTACGTGGGCCTGCCGTCGGACGCGGCTGCCATGGCTCCCAGTCAGACGAAAGCTGCACCCAAAG AAGGAAATAAAGACATCAAGATGCAAACAGCCCGAG TCTACTAA